The genome window AGATATCGATCGCGATGTCTGGCCTCTGCAACCGCTATCCTGCGGAATACACCGGCAATCTCCTTAAACCCCTCCTGTTCCGCTACTTTTGCAAATTCCGGATACATCACGGTTGTTTCGTAGTTTTCACCGTGTGCTGCTTCTGCCAGATTTTGTTCAGTGGTCCCTATTACACCCGCCGGAAAAGCAGCGCAAATCTCCACCTCACCGCCTTCCAGAAATTTGAACAGCCGTTTGGCATGTTCTTTTTCCTGTTCAGCTGTTTCCATAAAGATGGCGGCTATCTGCTCATA of Anaerohalosphaeraceae bacterium contains these proteins:
- a CDS encoding rubrerythrin family protein, which codes for MSVKGTKTEKNLLTAFAGESQARNRYTYFAGQAKKEGYEQIAAIFMETAEQEKEHAKRLFKFLEGGEVEICAAFPAGVIGTTEQNLAEAAHGENYETTVMYPEFAKVAEQEGFKEIAGVFRRIAVAEARHRDRYLALQANIKEGKVFKRPKPQRWVCRNCGYVHEGLEAPGTCPACAHPQAFFELEAVNY